A single region of the Flavobacteriales bacterium genome encodes:
- a CDS encoding choice-of-anchor L domain-containing protein — protein sequence MKFALFLSAGILLAPTSQAQITVTPGGSANTIISNLVGAGITVSNVVINCGGTAYGTWSGNLGAGGVGMTNGGILLTTGSAAAADGPNNSGSAGASVAGFDFSDPQLTTQPGAGSPAPSFDNCILEFDMVPTCAQFNVAFVFGSEEYPEFVSSSYNDGFGMFITGPNPLGGNYTNYNFARLPNGQLVSIDNVNGGVNAAYYNTNTTGVMQYDGYTDGLTASINVTPCQTYHIKIIIADAGDQNYDSGLFLGYQSFSCVIPPLTLTPSMTPATCGQSNGAAGVTTSGGQGPFSYLWSPGGQTTSSISNLAPGTYTVTVTDPLSCTPNTTQTITVTSTGAAPVLNPTVVNATCGCNGSINLNTTGGVTPYSFAWSGGLSGGAPTNVCPGTYTVTATGANGCTATASVTVTGPSALSTTSSAVAVTCNGACTGSATANPTGGNPPYTYLWSPGGQTSQTASGLCAGTYTVTVTATGGCTATSTVSVTQPTAVTATATPTAVSCNGGNNGQIVVNGAGGTAPLQYSLNGGAFQTGNTFTGLTAGTYTIIVKDANGCQITLTSTITQPTAVAGTVTSTVAASCGFANGSVTVTGSGGTAPYTYSINGGAFQSSGTFPNLLPGSYTVVVKDANGCTISTPITITINALAQPTATVTSQTNVSCAGGVNGAALIGISGGTGPYTYDLNPAVGPNPPPQASNSFSGLTAGNYTVVVTDVNNCTSSVTFTITQPTQLTISTVATAALCNGDCNGQITVTASNATPPYQYSGNAGATFQASNVLTNLCAGTINVVVKDANGCQVNSNVGITQPAVLAATYTPTNPICNGICNGQVVVATSTGGTPTYQFSIDGGALQTSTSFTNLCAGVHNMLIQDAHGCQQTATLTLANPPGYTVDTVFTDPSNCGFNDGNFQVVASGGFAPYTYNNVTAGFSDPNGLFQNLTAGAYEILVTDAHGCQETYFVGVNDIQMNGVLNFVTDATCPGACDGTVSTIATGGFGSISYDLDNGSQTQLGSGDFSGLCDGSHAIAMTDQGFCVYVVTFNVTAPPAIVYTQATTNVSCFGGSNGSITFNAPSGGTAPYQYSINGGTTFQAGLSFTGLAAGTYNLVVKDANGCLQTATATITQPTQIVVSENHTNLTCNGNNSGTLSIGAVGGIAPYQYSNNNCATSQAFSSFFGLAAATYTVCVTDANGCTMTNTAIITEPAAITATLTPDDPNCFNGTDGSIVVNANGGTPAFQYSSDNGLTFQTSSTFTGLGQGNYSVVIKDVNGCNLMIPQALSQPTQVTFTATPTSSTCGGANGSISITANGGTGAYQYSDNNGTSFQASNTFNSLTANTYNIVVEDANNCPATGTVTVTDLGSPDLTGVIGTNPLCNGSTDGQAEILVSGGTAPLQFSVDGGAAQASNIITGLGAGAHTATVTDANGCTDNFNFTLTDPAVLTMSSNVTNLLCNNDFTGSFTIVAAGGTAPYQYSFDGGATFTASPSNNFIAAGTYNLEVQDNNGCSVTGTAIVSEPTPLVFQSFATVNASCFDVCDGQIQAFPAGGTVSGLYHFIWSNGIAGPSQATATGVCDGTYSVTISDDNGCSIDTTFTITEPVQVIITSTVVTDVTCNAACDGTITVTSPAATSFSTDNGATFQASGSFTNVCAGTYFIQAADANGCFADTTITVQEPAVLDIMTPQGGTSCNGGEFNLIALGMGGTPPYSYTWTGTASTSSSVYVTQTTQTTYDVFATDANGCVSPTTSAVVDVYPLYTLTVSPDTLICPGSSVTLGAQGSQGLPGYFYVWSSGDSTQTTTVTPTVPTTYDVMSFDVCNDTLYMSVNVGFYTPASVNFVATPAAGCAPFTTTLVNTTPVGQIGGNCLWDLGALGTSNNCASVTQTFNTPGCYDVTLQITSPDGCISDTTIVDAVCVYDIPVADFSYAPLQPTVLSPSVNFTDQSSGASTFLWTFDTLGTSTDQNPSFTFPGGFPGVYEVCQVAISQFGCTDTACQFVTIYDELLIYVPNAFTPDGDGINDIFLPIINGVDPDPNKYDFYIFDRWGELIHEGHTPTVGWNGTYKGKMSKQDVYVWKIKLVDQLTGQQKTYYGHVSLLK from the coding sequence ATGAAATTTGCTTTATTCCTCAGCGCAGGTATTTTATTGGCACCTACATCGCAAGCCCAAATTACAGTTACCCCCGGCGGATCGGCCAATACCATCATCAGTAACCTGGTGGGAGCTGGTATTACAGTTTCTAACGTAGTCATTAACTGTGGTGGAACGGCCTACGGAACCTGGTCAGGAAACCTTGGCGCAGGTGGTGTGGGTATGACCAATGGTGGTATCCTTTTAACTACAGGATCTGCAGCAGCAGCGGATGGACCAAACAATTCTGGTTCTGCAGGAGCATCAGTTGCCGGTTTCGATTTTTCGGATCCGCAATTAACCACTCAACCTGGTGCAGGTAGCCCGGCACCATCGTTCGACAACTGTATCCTCGAATTTGATATGGTTCCAACCTGTGCTCAGTTTAATGTTGCATTTGTATTCGGATCAGAAGAATATCCAGAGTTCGTTTCTTCTTCGTATAATGATGGTTTCGGCATGTTTATTACCGGGCCGAATCCATTGGGTGGAAACTATACCAATTACAACTTTGCGCGACTTCCAAACGGACAATTAGTAAGTATCGATAACGTAAATGGTGGAGTTAATGCAGCCTACTATAACACCAATACAACAGGTGTGATGCAATATGATGGTTATACTGACGGATTAACCGCAAGCATTAACGTAACTCCTTGTCAAACTTACCATATCAAAATTATCATTGCCGATGCCGGTGACCAGAATTATGACTCCGGTTTATTTTTGGGATATCAGAGTTTCTCTTGTGTAATTCCTCCACTTACTTTAACACCAAGTATGACGCCTGCTACCTGCGGACAAAGCAATGGTGCAGCAGGTGTTACAACTTCGGGTGGACAAGGTCCTTTTTCCTATTTGTGGTCACCCGGTGGACAAACCACCTCCTCTATTTCTAATCTGGCTCCAGGTACCTATACGGTAACCGTTACGGATCCACTTTCCTGTACACCGAATACTACTCAAACTATTACCGTAACCTCAACAGGAGCTGCTCCGGTTTTAAATCCCACAGTAGTTAATGCAACTTGTGGATGTAACGGATCTATTAATTTAAATACTACAGGTGGTGTTACTCCTTATTCCTTTGCATGGTCAGGCGGATTAAGTGGAGGCGCACCGACGAATGTTTGTCCGGGCACATATACCGTTACTGCAACCGGTGCTAACGGATGTACAGCTACGGCATCAGTTACCGTAACCGGTCCATCTGCATTATCAACAACATCATCTGCTGTGGCCGTTACATGTAATGGTGCATGTACCGGATCTGCAACTGCAAATCCAACAGGTGGAAATCCACCCTACACGTATTTATGGTCACCCGGTGGACAAACCTCTCAAACAGCTTCCGGTCTTTGCGCAGGAACTTATACGGTTACAGTTACCGCAACCGGTGGTTGTACCGCAACATCTACTGTTTCTGTTACACAACCTACAGCCGTTACCGCAACTGCAACCCCAACTGCCGTTTCTTGTAATGGTGGAAATAACGGACAAATTGTAGTAAATGGTGCTGGTGGTACAGCTCCTTTACAATACAGTTTAAATGGTGGTGCATTCCAAACCGGAAATACATTTACCGGTCTAACTGCAGGAACCTACACCATCATCGTTAAAGATGCGAATGGATGTCAGATTACTTTAACTTCTACCATTACCCAACCTACTGCTGTTGCGGGTACAGTTACTTCAACCGTTGCTGCTTCCTGTGGATTTGCCAATGGTAGCGTTACCGTTACAGGTTCAGGTGGTACTGCTCCTTATACCTATTCAATTAATGGTGGAGCATTTCAATCTAGCGGAACCTTCCCTAACCTGTTACCTGGAAGTTATACCGTGGTTGTAAAAGATGCCAATGGTTGTACCATTTCAACACCAATTACCATTACCATTAATGCTTTAGCACAACCTACTGCTACGGTAACATCACAAACCAACGTTTCATGTGCTGGAGGTGTTAATGGCGCAGCACTGATTGGAATTTCCGGAGGAACTGGTCCTTATACCTATGATTTAAATCCAGCTGTTGGTCCTAACCCTCCTCCACAAGCTTCGAATTCATTTTCCGGTTTAACTGCAGGAAACTATACAGTAGTAGTAACAGATGTAAACAACTGTACTTCGAGTGTAACATTCACCATTACACAACCAACTCAGCTTACCATTTCAACGGTAGCAACTGCTGCATTATGTAATGGCGATTGTAATGGTCAGATTACCGTAACTGCTTCCAATGCAACGCCTCCTTATCAATATTCAGGAAATGCCGGTGCAACATTCCAGGCGAGCAATGTGCTTACCAATCTTTGTGCAGGAACCATCAACGTCGTTGTGAAAGATGCGAATGGTTGTCAGGTAAACTCCAACGTAGGTATTACTCAACCTGCCGTTCTTGCTGCTACTTATACACCAACCAATCCGATTTGTAATGGAATTTGCAATGGTCAGGTTGTTGTTGCAACCAGCACCGGTGGTACTCCAACTTATCAGTTTTCTATTGATGGTGGTGCACTTCAAACCAGCACATCATTTACCAATCTTTGTGCAGGAGTTCACAACATGCTTATTCAGGATGCGCATGGTTGTCAGCAAACCGCAACTTTAACTTTAGCTAATCCTCCCGGTTACACTGTAGATACTGTTTTCACGGATCCTTCGAACTGTGGATTTAATGATGGTAACTTCCAGGTTGTAGCTTCAGGCGGATTTGCACCTTATACTTACAATAACGTTACCGCAGGATTTTCCGATCCAAACGGATTATTCCAAAACCTCACTGCAGGTGCTTATGAAATTTTAGTTACCGATGCGCATGGATGTCAGGAAACCTACTTCGTTGGGGTAAACGATATTCAGATGAATGGTGTATTGAACTTTGTAACCGATGCTACTTGTCCGGGCGCTTGCGACGGAACGGTTTCTACCATAGCAACCGGTGGATTCGGGTCCATTTCTTACGACCTCGATAATGGATCACAAACACAATTGGGATCGGGAGATTTCTCCGGACTTTGCGACGGATCACATGCGATTGCAATGACCGACCAGGGATTTTGTGTGTATGTAGTTACGTTCAACGTTACTGCACCTCCAGCTATCGTTTATACACAAGCTACCACCAACGTATCTTGTTTTGGCGGAAGCAACGGAAGCATCACGTTCAATGCGCCAAGTGGAGGAACTGCTCCATATCAATATTCAATTAATGGAGGTACGACTTTCCAGGCTGGTTTATCCTTTACAGGATTAGCGGCAGGAACTTACAATTTGGTGGTAAAAGATGCGAATGGATGTTTGCAAACTGCAACAGCAACCATTACACAACCAACACAAATTGTAGTATCAGAAAACCACACGAATCTTACTTGTAACGGAAACAACTCCGGTACATTATCGATTGGTGCCGTGGGTGGTATTGCACCTTACCAATACTCCAATAATAACTGTGCTACATCGCAAGCATTCTCTTCTTTCTTTGGATTAGCTGCTGCAACTTATACCGTTTGTGTAACAGATGCGAATGGTTGTACAATGACCAACACCGCTATCATCACTGAACCTGCTGCCATTACCGCAACACTTACACCGGATGATCCAAATTGCTTCAACGGAACAGATGGTTCTATTGTAGTAAATGCAAACGGAGGTACACCGGCATTCCAGTATTCTTCAGATAATGGTTTAACATTCCAAACTTCTTCTACGTTTACTGGATTAGGACAAGGAAACTATTCTGTGGTAATTAAAGATGTGAATGGTTGTAACCTGATGATTCCGCAAGCACTTTCACAACCTACACAGGTTACCTTCACTGCAACTCCAACATCCAGCACTTGCGGTGGAGCCAACGGAAGTATTTCGATTACTGCAAACGGAGGAACAGGTGCATATCAATATTCAGACAACAACGGAACTTCTTTCCAGGCTTCGAATACATTTAACAGTTTAACAGCAAACACCTATAACATCGTTGTAGAAGATGCGAATAACTGTCCTGCTACAGGAACCGTAACTGTAACAGATCTCGGCTCACCTGATCTCACCGGGGTGATTGGAACAAATCCATTATGTAACGGATCAACCGATGGTCAGGCAGAAATTCTTGTATCGGGCGGAACAGCACCTCTGCAGTTTTCAGTAGATGGAGGAGCTGCTCAAGCTTCGAATATCATCACCGGTTTAGGTGCAGGAGCGCATACCGCTACCGTTACTGATGCAAATGGATGTACCGATAACTTCAACTTTACACTTACGGATCCTGCTGTTCTTACAATGAGCAGTAACGTAACCAACCTTCTTTGTAATAATGATTTTACAGGAAGCTTTACCATAGTTGCTGCAGGAGGAACTGCTCCATATCAATATAGTTTTGATGGAGGTGCAACATTTACAGCATCCCCAAGCAATAACTTTATTGCTGCAGGAACTTACAACTTAGAAGTTCAGGATAACAATGGATGTTCTGTAACAGGAACGGCTATCGTAAGTGAACCAACTCCATTGGTATTCCAAAGTTTTGCAACGGTTAACGCAAGCTGTTTTGATGTATGCGATGGACAAATTCAGGCTTTCCCTGCCGGCGGAACAGTAAGTGGATTATATCACTTCATTTGGTCGAACGGTATTGCTGGTCCTTCTCAGGCAACTGCAACAGGAGTTTGTGATGGTACTTATTCTGTTACCATTTCAGACGACAACGGATGTTCTATCGACACCACCTTTACCATCACTGAACCTGTTCAGGTAATAATTACTTCTACTGTAGTAACAGATGTAACCTGTAATGCGGCTTGCGACGGAACAATTACAGTAACCTCTCCGGCAGCTACAAGTTTCAGTACCGACAACGGAGCAACATTCCAGGCTTCAGGTTCATTTACAAATGTGTGTGCGGGAACCTATTTCATTCAAGCCGCAGATGCGAATGGATGTTTTGCTGATACAACTATTACTGTTCAGGAACCTGCTGTACTCGATATCATGACTCCTCAAGGTGGTACTTCTTGTAATGGCGGAGAATTTAATCTTATCGCATTAGGTATGGGTGGTACGCCTCCATATTCGTATACATGGACAGGTACAGCTTCAACTTCATCATCGGTGTATGTTACACAAACCACACAAACTACCTATGATGTATTTGCTACAGATGCCAACGGTTGCGTTTCTCCAACCACAAGTGCAGTTGTTGATGTTTATCCGCTCTACACATTAACCGTTAGTCCGGATACATTGATTTGTCCCGGCTCATCGGTAACATTGGGCGCACAAGGTTCGCAAGGTTTACCCGGATATTTCTACGTATGGTCATCCGGAGATTCTACACAAACAACTACCGTTACTCCAACTGTTCCTACCACCTATGATGTAATGTCGTTCGACGTTTGTAACGATACACTTTACATGTCGGTTAACGTTGGTTTCTATACGCCAGCAAGCGTTAACTTCGTTGCTACACCGGCTGCAGGTTGTGCACCATTTACAACTACATTGGTAAATACAACACCTGTTGGTCAAATTGGCGGCAACTGTCTTTGGGATTTAGGAGCACTTGGAACATCCAACAACTGTGCAAGTGTAACTCAAACATTCAACACGCCTGGTTGCTATGATGTAACACTTCAAATTACTTCTCCGGACGGATGTATTTCGGATACAACCATTGTAGATGCAGTTTGTGTTTACGATATACCTGTGGCCGATTTCAGTTACGCTCCATTACAACCAACTGTACTTTCTCCAAGCGTTAACTTTACCGATCAAAGTTCTGGTGCAAGTACTTTCTTATGGACATTCGATACGTTGGGAACAAGCACCGATCAAAATCCAAGCTTTACCTTCCCTGGTGGATTCCCTGGAGTATACGAAGTTTGTCAGGTTGCCATTTCACAATTCGGATGTACAGATACCGCTTGTCAGTTTGTAACCATTTATGATGAGCTTCTCATCTACGTTCCAAATGCATTTACACCGGATGGTGATGGAATCAACGATATCTTCTTACCGATTATTAACGGTGTAGATCCTGATCCGAATAAATATGATTTCTACATCTTCGACCGTTGGGGTGAATTAATTCACGAAGGACATACACCAACTGTAGGTTGGAACGGAACTTACAAAGGGAAAATGTCGAAACAAGATGTTTATGTTTGGAAAATCAAATTGGTTGATCAGTTAACCGGACAACAAAAAACATATTACGGACATGTTAGTCTGTTGAAATAA
- a CDS encoding universal stress protein has product MSQLSYLVPHDFTSAADSATRHAIQIARQTKGIVHLLHVTKSDSEKAEANRKFAEVIPKLQLSIGDPKVETHVKTGSIFTDIGTMAKSLGCSLVVMGTHGAKGMQKVFGSFAIKVITSTEIPFVIVQDSTPVDNIKKIVAAIDLTSESLQVLNDAANLALDFNAELVILAPNETDAVLRKKISIYIDVIKKQMEKRNVNHLIEFIPKSKNATGILEYGKKAKADMYAIAYFSDSLLPQFDTFAQSMITNEQKVPCLIINSKEAGNAYF; this is encoded by the coding sequence ATGAGTCAGTTATCTTACCTCGTACCGCATGATTTTACATCAGCAGCAGACAGTGCTACCCGTCATGCCATACAGATTGCACGTCAGACCAAGGGAATTGTTCACTTGTTGCACGTAACGAAGTCGGACTCCGAAAAAGCGGAAGCTAACCGGAAATTTGCAGAGGTAATACCCAAATTACAACTGAGCATTGGTGATCCGAAAGTAGAAACGCATGTAAAAACCGGTTCTATTTTTACCGATATCGGAACCATGGCAAAAAGTCTCGGATGTTCACTAGTGGTAATGGGAACTCATGGTGCAAAAGGAATGCAAAAAGTATTCGGAAGTTTTGCCATAAAGGTTATCACCAGCACCGAAATTCCATTTGTAATTGTTCAGGATTCCACTCCCGTAGATAACATTAAAAAAATTGTTGCAGCCATCGATTTAACCTCAGAAAGTCTGCAGGTTTTAAACGATGCAGCTAATCTGGCACTCGATTTTAATGCTGAATTGGTCATCTTAGCTCCGAATGAAACAGATGCCGTGTTGCGTAAAAAAATCAGCATTTACATTGATGTGATTAAAAAGCAAATGGAAAAACGAAATGTTAATCATCTCATTGAGTTTATTCCAAAATCGAAAAACGCTACGGGTATTTTAGAATACGGTAAAAAAGCAAAAGCTGATATGTATGCCATTGCCTATTTCTCGGATAGCTTATTGCCGCAGTTCGACACTTTCGCGCAATCGATGATTACCAATGAACAGAAGGTTCCTTGTTTAATTATTAATTCCAAAGAAGCCGGTAACGCTTATTTCTAA
- a CDS encoding T9SS type A sorting domain-containing protein, with protein MKHISAKWAIVLSAGCLFSFSLYESNVLVKPDNRGTINFSEHVAPIIYNKCATCHHPGGIAPMSLITYDEVFGEQLNIEDAINMGEMPPWPPDTSYTRFRHERVLTQAEAATILTWVNTGATRGDSTLAPPFPTFNSTGPTLGTPDLTITSLNYTSKAYTVDDYVCFSIPSGLLQDRKIQAIEVEPGNSAIVHHALIFIDQAGTYTTDTSGVCVGPNNGTLVGEFTPGSVPIVYPGGGNVFMGVTMQAGSNVVLAMHYPSGSGGQQDQTKVHFYFYPTAVSNVREVSIDDLIYNWSFCVPANDTQYVTASFPPIVGGTPGNYSIIGIFPHMHLLGKSIKSYAVKNNNDTIPLININNWDFHWQGIYQFPYPVKVPSGSHLYGEGVYDNTTNNPDNPSFPPVNVCAGLNTTDEMFLIYYQYLPYVTGDENLNIDSLMALSALSISERSNAEIPVLVYPNPSDGTVYFKANLNPQESVTIDIYDLKGALVYTHTQGAGFGSTVISWDGSNLRGGNCIPGTYLYKFKNGNRLHYGRIVRIR; from the coding sequence ATGAAGCATATTTCTGCCAAATGGGCCATTGTATTATCAGCCGGATGCTTGTTTTCATTTAGTCTTTACGAAAGCAATGTTTTAGTAAAACCGGACAATCGCGGAACCATTAATTTCTCCGAGCATGTTGCTCCGATCATTTACAACAAATGTGCAACCTGCCATCACCCCGGTGGAATAGCACCTATGTCGCTTATTACCTATGATGAAGTTTTTGGAGAACAATTAAATATTGAAGATGCGATTAACATGGGTGAAATGCCACCATGGCCACCGGATACTTCCTATACCCGATTCAGACATGAACGCGTATTAACACAAGCTGAAGCAGCTACCATTTTAACCTGGGTAAATACAGGTGCAACACGAGGAGACTCTACACTCGCTCCTCCATTTCCAACGTTTAATTCCACTGGTCCTACATTAGGAACTCCCGATTTAACCATCACCTCTTTAAATTATACCAGCAAGGCATACACCGTTGATGATTATGTGTGTTTTTCTATTCCTTCCGGTTTATTGCAGGACAGAAAAATTCAAGCCATTGAAGTTGAACCCGGCAATTCTGCTATTGTGCATCATGCATTGATTTTTATTGATCAGGCAGGAACTTACACCACCGATACTTCCGGTGTTTGTGTGGGTCCGAATAACGGAACTCTCGTTGGAGAATTCACGCCGGGGAGTGTTCCCATTGTTTATCCCGGTGGAGGAAATGTATTTATGGGGGTAACGATGCAAGCTGGTTCAAATGTAGTTTTGGCCATGCATTATCCGAGTGGATCGGGTGGACAACAAGATCAAACGAAAGTCCATTTTTATTTTTATCCAACGGCAGTTAGTAACGTAAGGGAAGTTTCCATTGATGATTTAATTTACAATTGGAGTTTTTGTGTTCCCGCAAACGATACGCAATATGTCACTGCATCATTTCCTCCAATAGTTGGAGGTACACCGGGGAATTATTCTATCATTGGAATTTTCCCTCACATGCATCTATTGGGAAAAAGTATTAAATCCTATGCCGTAAAAAACAACAACGACACAATTCCATTAATCAACATCAACAACTGGGATTTCCACTGGCAGGGTATTTATCAATTTCCCTATCCCGTAAAAGTACCTTCGGGAAGTCACCTCTACGGTGAAGGCGTTTACGATAACACCACCAATAATCCGGATAACCCAAGTTTTCCTCCCGTAAATGTTTGCGCAGGATTAAACACAACCGATGAGATGTTTTTAATTTATTACCAATATCTCCCTTATGTCACAGGTGATGAAAACCTCAACATCGATAGCTTAATGGCATTAAGTGCATTGAGTATTTCGGAAAGAAGTAATGCTGAAATTCCGGTTTTGGTTTATCCGAATCCTTCTGATGGTACTGTATATTTTAAAGCCAATCTTAATCCGCAGGAATCTGTTACAATCGATATTTACGATTTAAAAGGTGCGCTGGTTTACACGCATACGCAAGGGGCAGGATTTGGTAGTACGGTCATCTCATGGGATGGAAGCAACCTTCGCGGAGGGAATTGCATTCCGGGGACCTATCTGTATAAATTTAAAAACGGAAACCGTCTTCATTACGGTAGAATTGTAAGAATTCGTTGA
- a CDS encoding MBL fold metallo-hydrolase has translation MKIEQIYTGCIAHAAYYLESNGEAAIFDPLREVQPYIDRATKDNAKIKFVFETHFHADFVSGHLDLAKKTGAKIVYGPTAKPGFDAIVAEDNQLFEIGKYKVKVIHTPGHTMESTTYLLIDENGKEHGLITGDTLFIGDVGRPDLAQHVIADLTQEKLASHLYDSLRNKIMPLSDDLIVYPNHGAGSACGKKMSKETTDTLGNQKKTNYALRADMTREEFMKELLTGLTTPPGYFPKNVLMNIKGYESLDTILERGKKALNAIEFEVLANETGALILDTRAPEIFAKGFIPNSMNIGLDGSFAMWVGELITDIKQEILLITEPGREEEAMIRLSRVGYDYTIGYLEGGFETWKKSGKEIDAVQRISAKQLEQNLTKESILFDVRKKSEFDSEHVVDAKNVPLNVLMNNLSEFPKEKSFIIHCAGGYRSMIAASILKARGYDNFVDVEGGMTEILKTSIPRTEYVCPTTLL, from the coding sequence ATGAAAATCGAACAAATCTATACCGGCTGTATTGCACATGCCGCATACTACCTCGAAAGCAATGGCGAAGCTGCAATCTTCGACCCGCTGCGTGAAGTTCAACCTTATATTGATCGTGCTACAAAAGATAATGCTAAAATCAAGTTCGTTTTCGAAACGCATTTTCATGCCGACTTCGTAAGTGGTCACCTCGACTTAGCTAAAAAAACGGGTGCTAAAATTGTTTATGGTCCCACCGCAAAACCGGGATTCGATGCTATAGTTGCCGAGGATAATCAACTGTTTGAAATAGGAAAATACAAAGTGAAAGTGATTCATACTCCGGGTCACACCATGGAAAGCACCACCTATCTTCTCATTGATGAAAACGGAAAAGAACATGGTTTAATCACAGGTGATACCCTCTTTATCGGAGATGTTGGTCGCCCCGATTTAGCACAACACGTCATTGCCGATCTAACCCAGGAAAAACTTGCTTCGCATTTGTATGATTCGCTCCGTAATAAAATTATGCCGTTGAGTGATGATTTAATCGTGTATCCAAATCACGGTGCAGGTAGTGCTTGCGGTAAAAAAATGAGTAAAGAAACAACCGATACGCTGGGCAATCAGAAAAAAACAAACTACGCATTACGTGCCGATATGACCCGCGAAGAATTCATGAAAGAATTGCTCACCGGATTAACGACTCCTCCCGGATATTTTCCAAAAAATGTATTGATGAATATCAAAGGATATGAATCGCTCGATACCATTTTGGAACGCGGAAAAAAAGCATTGAATGCAATTGAATTTGAAGTATTAGCCAATGAAACCGGGGCTTTAATTTTAGACACCAGAGCACCTGAAATTTTTGCAAAAGGATTTATTCCGAATTCCATGAACATTGGTTTGGATGGAAGTTTCGCTATGTGGGTAGGTGAATTAATTACCGATATCAAACAGGAAATTTTACTGATTACCGAACCCGGAAGAGAAGAAGAAGCCATGATTCGTTTATCGCGGGTGGGTTACGATTATACCATCGGATATTTGGAAGGCGGATTTGAAACCTGGAAAAAATCCGGTAAAGAAATCGATGCTGTTCAACGTATTTCCGCTAAACAATTAGAGCAGAATTTAACCAAAGAAAGTATTTTGTTTGATGTTAGAAAGAAGAGCGAATTCGATTCGGAACATGTAGTGGATGCAAAAAATGTTCCCTTGAATGTTTTAATGAATAACCTCAGCGAATTTCCGAAAGAAAAATCTTTTATCATTCACTGTGCAGGTGGATACCGAAGCATGATCGCCGCTTCCATTTTAAAAGCGAGAGGCTATGATAATTTTGTGGATGTAGAAGGGGGAATGACTGAAATACTGAAAACTTCAATTCCAAGAACAGAATATGTTTGTCCTACAACCTTGTTGTAA
- a CDS encoding MBL fold metallo-hydrolase produces the protein MLYYASLNSGSNGNCYYAGNETEGILIDAGIHCKAIEERMSNLNLDIRKLRAIFISHEHTDHIRGVYKLAKKYQLPVYISPGTWQRSFFGKSDIHTQPIAHHEEIKIGNIAIIPFSKSHDAADPFSFSIIHGNARISVITDVGHACENVIEHFSKSQVSFIEANYDDELLLKGKYPFYLKQRIRSEVGHLSNMEALELFRKHKKTDLRHLILSHLSKENNSPELVQQLFENEKTSVRIDIAPRYNESKLFLLQNNEVNLISGQLSIF, from the coding sequence ATGCTTTATTACGCTTCGCTTAACTCCGGTTCAAACGGTAATTGCTATTATGCCGGCAATGAAACCGAAGGAATTCTAATCGATGCGGGTATTCATTGCAAAGCAATTGAAGAGCGGATGTCGAACCTAAATCTCGATATTCGGAAATTAAGAGCCATTTTCATTTCCCACGAACATACCGACCACATTCGCGGTGTATATAAACTTGCAAAAAAATACCAACTCCCGGTTTATATTTCGCCCGGAACATGGCAGCGTTCCTTCTTTGGAAAAAGTGATATTCATACCCAGCCCATCGCTCATCATGAAGAAATAAAAATTGGAAATATAGCAATCATTCCATTTAGCAAATCGCATGATGCGGCAGATCCTTTTTCGTTTTCAATTATCCATGGTAACGCTCGTATAAGTGTGATCACCGATGTGGGGCATGCCTGCGAAAATGTGATTGAACATTTTTCTAAATCGCAGGTTTCGTTTATTGAAGCCAATTATGATGATGAACTTCTGCTAAAAGGTAAATACCCTTTTTATTTAAAGCAGCGAATCCGTAGTGAGGTGGGACATCTTTCCAATATGGAAGCGCTTGAATTATTCAGAAAACATAAAAAAACTGACTTACGTCATCTTATTCTTTCGCATCTCTCCAAAGAAAATAATTCTCCGGAACTGGTTCAGCAATTGTTCGAAAACGAAAAAACGTCGGTTCGGATTGATATTGCGCCTCGTTACAATGAAAGTAAGTTGTTTTTATTGCAGAATAATGAAGTGAATCTGATATCGGGACAACTCTCTATTTTCTAA